Proteins encoded by one window of Paenibacillus sp. DCT19:
- a CDS encoding NUDIX domain-containing protein, translating into MNPPARDLAQYIANRAFIIVKAAIWAENERGEVLLIQHADHSHWRIPAGQMRPGESIEETAHRELWEETGWTTDHMVLEGLHSGPELRLLHTSGDEDYYVIALFRTRIIQDDLVESRVNSEAGLKFFDTESLPVLNEFTRMLLARSNWNE; encoded by the coding sequence TTGAATCCGCCAGCCCGAGATTTGGCTCAGTATATTGCTAACCGAGCGTTTATCATCGTAAAAGCTGCCATATGGGCAGAGAACGAACGTGGTGAAGTATTGTTGATTCAGCATGCAGACCACAGCCACTGGCGAATTCCAGCAGGTCAGATGCGTCCGGGAGAATCGATTGAAGAGACCGCTCATCGGGAGCTATGGGAGGAGACCGGCTGGACCACAGATCATATGGTGTTAGAAGGACTGCATTCAGGGCCAGAGCTGAGACTGCTTCACACAAGCGGGGATGAAGACTATTATGTGATCGCCCTGTTTCGAACTCGAATAATCCAAGATGACCTCGTGGAGTCCCGTGTGAATAGTGAAGCCGGTCTGAAGTTTTTTGACACCGAATCTCTCCCTGTCCTCAATGAGTTTACCCGAATGTTGTTAGCAC